In Flavobacterium sp. N3904, one DNA window encodes the following:
- the groL gene encoding chaperonin GroEL (60 kDa chaperone family; promotes refolding of misfolded polypeptides especially under stressful conditions; forms two stacked rings of heptamers to form a barrel-shaped 14mer; ends can be capped by GroES; misfolded proteins enter the barrel where they are refolded when GroES binds), whose amino-acid sequence MAKDIKFDIEARDGLKRGVDALANAVKVTLGPKGRNVIIGKSFGGPNVTKDGVTVAKEIELKDPLENMGAQMVKEVASKTNDLAGDGTTTATVLAQAIVKEGLKNVAAGANPMDLKRGIDKAVEAIVADLAKQAKVVGSDSEKIKQIASISANNDEVIGELIANAFAKVGKEGVITVEEAKGTDTYVDVVEGMQFDRGYLSPYFVTNPEKMEAELESPYILLYDKKVSSLKELLPVLEPIAQTGKPLLIIAEDVDGEALSTLVVNKLRGALKIAAVKAPGFGDRRKAMLEDIAILTGGTVISEERGYTLENTTLEMLGTAKRVTIDKDNTTIVSGAGEADMIKNRVNQIKGQMEATTSDYDKEKLQERLAKLAGGVAVLYVGAASEVEMKEKKDRVDDALHATRAAVEEGIVAGGGVALLRAKNALSAIVADNADEKTGIQIISRAVESPLRTIVENAGLEGSVVVAKVSEGSGDFGYNAKTDEYVDMLKAGIIDPKKVTRIALENAASVAGMILTTECALIDIKEENAGGGGHMGGGMPGMM is encoded by the coding sequence ATGGCAAAAGATATAAAATTTGATATTGAAGCACGTGACGGATTAAAACGTGGAGTTGATGCATTAGCAAATGCCGTAAAAGTAACATTGGGTCCAAAAGGACGTAACGTAATTATTGGAAAATCTTTTGGTGGACCAAATGTGACCAAAGATGGTGTTACTGTAGCCAAAGAAATAGAATTGAAAGATCCTTTGGAAAACATGGGAGCTCAAATGGTAAAAGAAGTAGCTTCAAAAACTAATGATTTAGCCGGAGACGGAACTACAACTGCTACGGTTTTGGCTCAAGCTATCGTAAAAGAAGGGTTGAAAAACGTTGCGGCAGGTGCAAATCCAATGGATTTGAAACGCGGTATTGATAAAGCTGTTGAAGCTATCGTTGCTGACCTTGCCAAACAAGCCAAAGTAGTAGGAAGCGATTCTGAAAAAATCAAACAAATTGCTTCTATTTCTGCTAATAATGATGAAGTGATTGGAGAGTTAATCGCTAATGCTTTCGCAAAAGTGGGAAAAGAAGGGGTAATCACTGTTGAAGAAGCTAAAGGAACGGATACGTATGTTGATGTTGTTGAAGGAATGCAATTTGACAGAGGATATCTTTCTCCATATTTTGTGACTAATCCAGAAAAAATGGAAGCAGAATTGGAAAGTCCATACATCCTTTTGTACGACAAAAAAGTTTCTTCTTTAAAAGAATTATTGCCAGTATTAGAGCCAATTGCACAAACCGGAAAACCATTATTGATTATTGCCGAAGATGTTGACGGTGAAGCTTTGTCTACTTTGGTAGTAAATAAATTGCGAGGAGCATTAAAAATAGCTGCTGTAAAAGCACCAGGTTTTGGAGACAGAAGAAAAGCAATGCTGGAAGATATCGCTATTTTAACTGGTGGAACCGTAATCTCTGAAGAAAGAGGATATACGCTAGAAAATACTACTCTAGAAATGCTGGGAACTGCAAAAAGAGTAACTATTGACAAAGACAATACAACTATCGTTAGTGGTGCTGGTGAAGCTGATATGATCAAAAATCGTGTCAACCAAATCAAAGGTCAAATGGAAGCTACAACTTCTGATTATGACAAAGAAAAATTGCAAGAACGTTTGGCTAAATTAGCTGGTGGTGTTGCGGTTCTTTATGTTGGTGCTGCTTCTGAGGTAGAAATGAAAGAGAAAAAAGACCGTGTTGACGATGCGCTTCATGCAACTCGTGCGGCTGTTGAAGAAGGAATTGTTGCTGGTGGAGGTGTAGCTTTATTGAGAGCTAAAAACGCACTTAGCGCAATTGTTGCTGACAATGCAGATGAGAAAACAGGAATCCAAATTATATCTCGTGCTGTAGAATCTCCTTTGAGAACTATTGTTGAGAATGCAGGTCTTGAAGGTTCTGTAGTTGTTGCAAAAGTTTCTGAAGGTTCAGGCGATTTTGGATACAATGCCAAAACCGATGAATATGTAGACATGCTTAAAGCAGGAATTATCGATCCGAAAAAAGTAACCCGTATTGCTTTAGAAAATGCTGCTTCTGTTGCAGGAATGATCTTGACTACAGAGTGTGCTTTGATTGATATCAAAGAAGAAAATGCAGGAGGCGGAGGTCACATGGGTGGCGGTATGCCGGGAATGATGTAA
- a CDS encoding LptE family protein codes for MKNTYLFLITTLLFSMSGCSVYNFTGTGKIDAKTYQVNFFQNNADLVEPGIDRTFTLELQDLIQNQTNLNLVKNGGDLTYEGEIVDYRISPMTATADQQASQNRLKIRINCRFTNKNKEADDFEKVFEFYYDYPAAQQLDGATKEAAFKEIFERITQDIFNDSLAKW; via the coding sequence ATGAAAAACACATATCTTTTTTTAATAACAACGTTACTGTTCTCAATGTCGGGTTGTTCTGTGTACAACTTTACAGGAACAGGTAAGATAGATGCAAAAACCTATCAGGTCAATTTTTTTCAGAATAATGCTGATTTGGTTGAGCCAGGTATTGACAGAACTTTTACATTGGAATTGCAGGATTTAATTCAAAATCAAACTAATTTAAATTTAGTTAAAAACGGAGGAGACCTGACCTACGAGGGAGAGATAGTAGATTACCGCATAAGCCCAATGACGGCAACGGCAGATCAACAAGCTTCACAAAACCGTTTGAAAATTAGAATCAATTGCAGATTTACGAATAAAAATAAAGAAGCGGATGATTTTGAAAAAGTATTCGAATTTTATTATGATTATCCAGCCGCGCAACAATTAGACGGTGCAACAAAAGAAGCAGCATTCAAAGAAATTTTTGAAAGAATTACGCAGGATATATTTAATGATTCATTGGCAAAATGGTAG
- a CDS encoding sigma-54 interaction domain-containing protein translates to MDTVQSIKQRFEIIGNDPKLNRAIEKAIQVAPTDISVLVAGESGVGKENIPRIIHALSHRKHGKYIAVNCGAIPEGTIDSELFGHEKGAFTGATSTREGYFEVADGGTIFLDEVGELPLTTQVRLLRVLENGEFIKVGSSQVQKTNVRIVAATNVNLFKAIEKGKFREDLYYRLSTVDITLPPLRDRKEDIHLLFRKFVADFANKYKMPPLKLDESAILLLQKFRWSGNIRQLRNVAEQISVLETNRDITAATLQTYLPTEGSNLPSVIKDTKNDSDFNTEREILYKVLFDMKSDLHDLKKLTLELMQNGSSKVQETNKTLIKKIYGSKENDSEIDFEEDPGTSLITTQNMEQDYEEQDNNYLLAETIEEEEILRLEQREIEMIKKSLEKNKGKRKAAADELGISERTLYRKIKQFDL, encoded by the coding sequence ATGGATACAGTACAATCAATAAAACAGCGTTTTGAGATTATTGGAAATGATCCAAAGCTCAATCGTGCCATAGAAAAAGCCATTCAGGTTGCGCCAACCGATATTTCGGTTTTGGTTGCAGGAGAAAGTGGTGTGGGAAAAGAAAATATACCTAGAATTATACATGCTCTTTCGCACAGGAAACACGGAAAATATATTGCTGTAAACTGCGGAGCCATTCCTGAAGGAACAATAGACAGCGAGCTTTTTGGTCATGAAAAGGGAGCTTTTACAGGGGCAACCAGTACCCGTGAAGGCTATTTTGAAGTGGCTGACGGCGGAACCATTTTTCTGGACGAAGTTGGAGAATTACCGCTAACGACTCAGGTTCGTTTGTTACGTGTTCTGGAAAATGGCGAATTTATAAAAGTAGGTTCTTCTCAGGTACAAAAAACAAACGTTCGAATTGTAGCCGCAACCAATGTCAATTTGTTTAAAGCAATTGAGAAAGGAAAATTCAGAGAAGATTTGTATTATCGTTTGAGTACGGTTGATATTACTTTGCCACCACTTCGCGATCGAAAGGAAGATATTCATTTGTTGTTTAGAAAGTTTGTAGCCGATTTCGCCAACAAATATAAAATGCCTCCTTTAAAATTGGACGAAAGTGCTATTTTATTATTGCAAAAATTTCGTTGGAGCGGAAACATCAGACAATTGCGAAATGTAGCCGAACAAATTTCGGTTTTAGAAACCAACAGAGATATTACTGCTGCAACTTTGCAAACCTACTTGCCAACAGAAGGAAGTAACTTGCCATCAGTTATTAAGGATACCAAAAACGACAGTGATTTTAATACAGAAAGAGAAATTTTGTACAAAGTGCTGTTTGATATGAAAAGCGATTTGCATGATTTAAAAAAATTGACATTAGAATTAATGCAAAATGGCAGTTCCAAAGTGCAGGAAACCAACAAAACGCTCATCAAAAAAATATACGGTTCTAAAGAAAATGATAGCGAAATTGATTTTGAGGAAGATCCGGGAACATCGCTGATCACAACTCAAAATATGGAGCAGGATTACGAAGAACAAGACAACAATTATCTTCTTGCCGAAACTATAGAAGAGGAAGAGATATTGCGTTTGGAGCAAAGAGAAATAGAAATGATTAAAAAATCATTGGAAAAAAACAAAGGAAAGCGCAAAGCTGCGGCTGACGAATTGGGAATTTCAGAACGTACTTTGTATCGAAAAATAAAACAATTTGATTTATAA
- the secG gene encoding preprotein translocase subunit SecG: MFSIFLVLITIVCFLLIVVIMVQNPKGGGLSSTISGSQMLGGVQKTTDFLDKSTWTLATILIALILLSGLSFTGTLSDADSKIIDNTESAAPKTNVPVQNAPVQNTPAPATPAK; this comes from the coding sequence ATGTTTTCAATTTTTTTAGTTTTAATTACAATAGTATGTTTTCTATTGATCGTAGTTATAATGGTTCAAAATCCTAAAGGAGGTGGTTTGTCATCTACAATAAGTGGTTCTCAAATGTTAGGTGGTGTACAAAAAACTACTGATTTCTTAGACAAAAGTACTTGGACATTGGCTACTATATTAATCGCTTTAATTTTGCTTTCAGGATTGAGTTTTACTGGAACATTAAGTGATGCTGATTCAAAAATTATCGATAATACAGAATCTGCTGCGCCAAAAACAAATGTACCAGTTCAAAATGCACCTGTACAAAATACACCTGCACCAGCAACTCCAGCAAAATAA
- a CDS encoding tetratricopeptide repeat protein: MNVSSYNYLLNQPEEINEMQTVALEKVLDEFPFFQSARALRLKGLYNQNSYKYNFALKVAAAHTTDRSVLFDFITSESFIAIQKKAYDKKTQELLNITVVDSQVVVKDEPIVVTASALEQSILTSIKESSAVIVPEKVSIPIEIKSIEKSLEQSILSSNNEQPLSSVEENTEIAEKKLEIGAPIDFSKDETHSFQQWLQISRIQPIVRENLNENNSMAKEPIIDEDKKKKAELIDKFIETSPKIPPIKPGVVFTPNLDLNKEDNSYLMTETLAKVYLEQKKYQKAIQAYEILILKYPEKSSFFADRIKDIKIVQQNNN; this comes from the coding sequence ATGAACGTTAGCAGCTATAATTATTTATTAAACCAGCCTGAGGAAATCAATGAAATGCAAACAGTGGCTTTGGAAAAAGTCTTGGATGAATTTCCTTTTTTTCAAAGCGCAAGAGCATTGCGTCTTAAGGGACTTTATAATCAAAATAGCTATAAATATAATTTTGCCTTAAAAGTTGCTGCAGCTCACACTACTGACAGAAGTGTTTTATTTGATTTTATAACATCTGAATCTTTTATTGCAATTCAAAAAAAGGCATACGATAAAAAAACACAAGAACTTCTTAATATTACAGTTGTAGACAGTCAAGTGGTCGTTAAAGACGAACCCATTGTAGTTACTGCAAGCGCATTGGAACAGTCAATTTTAACTTCAATAAAAGAGTCTTCGGCAGTAATTGTACCGGAGAAAGTTTCGATTCCAATTGAAATAAAGTCGATAGAAAAATCGTTAGAGCAATCGATTCTGTCTTCAAATAATGAACAACCTTTGTCTTCAGTTGAAGAAAATACTGAAATAGCCGAAAAAAAATTAGAAATTGGTGCGCCCATCGATTTCTCCAAAGACGAAACACATTCTTTTCAGCAATGGCTACAAATTTCCAGAATTCAACCGATAGTAAGAGAAAATCTAAACGAAAACAACAGTATGGCAAAAGAACCTATCATTGACGAGGACAAAAAGAAAAAGGCAGAGTTAATCGATAAATTTATTGAAACAAGTCCTAAAATTCCGCCTATAAAGCCTGGAGTTGTTTTCACTCCTAATCTGGATCTCAATAAAGAGGATAATTCGTATTTAATGACAGAGACTTTGGCCAAAGTATATTTGGAACAAAAAAAATATCAAAAAGCGATACAAGCTTATGAAATATTAATTTTGAAATATCCAGAAAAAAGTAGTTTCTTTGCAGACCGTATCAAGGATATTAAAATAGTACAACAAAATAACAATTAA
- the groES gene encoding co-chaperone GroES, giving the protein MTLNIKPLSDRVLIEPVAAETKTASGIFIPDTAKEKPQKGTVVAVGNGTKDHAMTVKIGDSVLYGKYAGTELKLEGKDYLIMREDDILAII; this is encoded by the coding sequence ATGACTTTAAACATTAAACCACTTTCGGATAGAGTTCTTATTGAACCAGTAGCGGCTGAAACTAAAACAGCGTCAGGGATTTTTATTCCAGATACAGCTAAAGAAAAACCACAAAAAGGAACTGTAGTTGCTGTTGGTAACGGTACAAAAGACCATGCCATGACTGTTAAAATTGGTGATTCTGTACTTTACGGAAAATATGCTGGAACAGAATTAAAATTAGAAGGGAAAGATTATCTGATTATGCGTGAAGATGATATTTTAGCAATCATCTAA